Proteins from a genomic interval of Brucella intermedia LMG 3301:
- a CDS encoding response regulator: protein MLEQVLTSQNMVADTVATCAEAEHMLAEDCYDAVILDRRLPDGDGLSVLRRLRGRGSATGRAVKQVSCGRYCLRCPAGDFGYGAARIRCWTRRGFR, encoded by the coding sequence ATGTTGGAACAGGTTCTAACGTCGCAAAACATGGTGGCGGACACTGTCGCTACCTGTGCTGAAGCCGAACATATGCTCGCGGAAGATTGCTACGATGCCGTCATTCTGGACCGCCGTCTGCCCGACGGGGATGGATTGTCCGTGCTGCGAAGATTGCGCGGCCGCGGCAGTGCGACTGGAAGGGCAGTCAAACAAGTTTCATGCGGTAGATATTGTCTCCGCTGCCCGGCAGGTGATTTCGGATATGGCGCCGCTCGCATTCGCTGCTGGACACGACGTGGTTTTCGATAA